In the Streptomyces sp. cg36 genome, one interval contains:
- a CDS encoding AraC family transcriptional regulator: MQATWQTRERPVVPAPRHSIRTRDLDEARQAIGETFYANSIDLVDRDHGLEAAFEVVRLGPVTVGDLRCGADVRMRFGDLGSYHVDLPVSGQLSWRQGGRGSATATPEQGAVFHPYGTTELERWNRDCRLFAVKIGAPELERHLETLLDRSVPAGMHLSPELDLTRGPGLSWARLVGLVVQEMDNEHGSLSHPLMAAQLRDALLTGLLLATGHRYRDELDKPARAAPPGPVKRVVDAIQARPEHPFTTTELAGIAQVGARWLQEGFRRHMGMSPMAYLRDVRMARVHAELRESEPHRLTVGESAYRWGFTHLGRFADGYRRRYGELPSQTLGTP, translated from the coding sequence ATGCAGGCGACTTGGCAGACACGGGAGCGGCCGGTGGTACCGGCGCCCCGGCACTCGATCCGGACCCGGGACCTCGACGAGGCCCGGCAGGCGATCGGTGAGACGTTCTACGCGAACTCCATCGATCTGGTGGACCGCGACCACGGGCTGGAGGCCGCCTTCGAGGTGGTGCGGCTGGGGCCGGTCACCGTGGGCGACCTGCGCTGCGGCGCCGACGTCCGGATGCGCTTCGGCGACCTGGGCTCCTACCACGTCGACCTGCCCGTCTCGGGGCAGCTCTCCTGGCGGCAGGGCGGCCGGGGCTCCGCCACGGCGACGCCCGAGCAGGGTGCCGTGTTCCATCCGTACGGCACGACGGAGCTGGAGCGGTGGAACCGCGACTGCCGCCTGTTCGCGGTGAAGATCGGCGCCCCGGAGCTGGAGCGCCATCTGGAGACGCTGCTGGACCGTTCGGTCCCGGCCGGGATGCACCTGTCGCCCGAACTCGACCTCACCCGGGGACCGGGGCTGAGCTGGGCCCGGCTGGTGGGTCTGGTCGTCCAGGAGATGGACAACGAGCACGGCTCGCTGAGCCACCCGCTGATGGCGGCCCAGTTGCGCGACGCGCTGCTGACGGGGCTGCTCCTGGCCACCGGGCACCGCTACCGCGACGAGCTCGACAAGCCGGCCCGCGCCGCGCCGCCGGGCCCGGTCAAGCGGGTGGTGGACGCGATACAGGCCCGCCCCGAGCACCCGTTCACCACGACCGAGCTCGCGGGCATAGCGCAGGTCGGCGCCCGCTGGCTCCAGGAGGGCTTCCGCCGCCACATGGGCATGTCCCCGATGGCGTATCTGCGTGACGTCCGGATGGCCCGGGTCCACGCGGAGCTGCGCGAGAGCGAACCCCACCGGCTCACCGTGGGCGAGTCCGCCTACCGCTGGGGCTTCACCCATCTGGGCCGCTTCGCGGACGGCTACCGCAGGCGCTACGGCGAACTCCCCTCCCAGACCCTGGGAACCCCCTGA
- a CDS encoding BlaI/MecI/CopY family transcriptional regulator has product MDGPGHGADRAESDARRPAGELEAGVLAALWAADGPLTPGEVQSALGGSLARTTVTTILTRLYEKGALTRGRSGRGFAYTPTEDSPGLTARRMHTELAKDEDRSTVLARFVSQLSDEDERLLRALLDGGDHGQGDTHGHSAAPAEAISGERDRSGRTRPGRTLPGGDRG; this is encoded by the coding sequence ATGGACGGGCCCGGCCACGGCGCCGACCGCGCGGAAAGCGACGCGCGGCGGCCCGCCGGGGAACTGGAGGCGGGAGTCCTCGCCGCGCTCTGGGCGGCCGACGGCCCGCTCACACCCGGCGAGGTCCAGAGCGCGCTCGGCGGCAGCCTGGCGCGCACCACGGTGACCACGATCCTCACCCGGCTGTACGAGAAGGGCGCCCTCACCCGGGGCCGCTCCGGCCGGGGCTTCGCCTACACCCCCACCGAGGACTCGCCCGGCCTCACCGCCCGCCGGATGCACACCGAACTCGCCAAGGACGAGGACCGCTCCACGGTCCTCGCCCGGTTCGTCTCCCAGCTCAGCGACGAGGACGAGCGGCTGCTGCGCGCCCTGCTCGACGGCGGCGACCACGGACAGGGCGACACCCACGGCCACTCGGCCGCACCCGCCGAGGCGATATCCGGCGAACGCGACCGCTCCGGCCGGACCCGCCCCGGCCGCACGCTCCCCGGAGGTGACCGGGGATGA
- a CDS encoding DedA family protein produces the protein MAVPLFAAAPQAVNVLDAGSLLSAFGAIGIAVVLFAETGLLVGFFLPGDSLLFTAGLLCVPGEDGPVSLSLPQVLLAAVAGALVGAQAGFWIGRRGGRTLLARSRSRKLHEGAARAEELLAKYGQAKAIVLARFVPIVRTVLNPLAGALGVPARVFTLWQIAGGAVWTVGLVLGGYALGSSIPNVDRYLLPLVALVVAVSLTPLALEVLRARRARAATARTTTEDAR, from the coding sequence ATGGCCGTACCCCTGTTCGCCGCCGCCCCGCAGGCCGTGAACGTGCTGGACGCGGGCTCGCTCCTCTCCGCCTTCGGCGCGATCGGCATCGCCGTCGTGCTGTTCGCCGAGACCGGGCTGCTCGTCGGCTTCTTCCTGCCCGGCGACTCACTGCTGTTCACGGCCGGGCTGCTGTGCGTGCCCGGCGAGGACGGGCCGGTGTCCCTGTCGCTGCCCCAGGTCCTGCTCGCGGCCGTCGCGGGCGCGCTCGTCGGCGCCCAGGCCGGTTTCTGGATCGGGCGGCGCGGCGGCCGGACCCTGCTCGCCCGCAGCCGCTCCCGCAAGCTCCACGAGGGTGCGGCCCGCGCCGAGGAGCTGCTCGCGAAGTACGGCCAGGCCAAGGCGATCGTGCTGGCCCGCTTCGTGCCCATCGTCCGCACCGTGCTCAACCCGCTGGCGGGCGCCCTCGGCGTCCCGGCCCGGGTGTTCACGCTGTGGCAGATCGCGGGCGGCGCGGTGTGGACCGTCGGCCTGGTGCTCGGCGGTTACGCGCTGGGCTCCTCCATCCCCAACGTGGACCGCTATCTGCTGCCGTTGGTCGCGCTGGTCGTGGCCGTCTCGCTCACCCCGCTCGCCCTGGAGGTCCTGCGCGCCCGCCGGGCCCGTGCCGCCACCGCCCGCACCACCACCGAGGACGCCCGCTGA
- a CDS encoding phosphatase PAP2 family protein, with translation MHFDNGLYTWVTELAQDAPGPLDTAVRLWSDYGLGLFAVLMVLAWWRARARGGARLATALAAPLVVVAAYALNDVFKMAVQEQRPCRTLHVVTVEACPPLGDWSFPSNHAAIAAAAAVALLLTDRLLGAIAVPAALLMAASRVWIGAHYPHDIAVGLLVGAVAALVLALLARRATPLVERLGTTRLRPLVTAR, from the coding sequence ATGCACTTCGACAACGGGCTCTACACCTGGGTCACCGAACTCGCGCAGGACGCCCCGGGCCCGCTGGACACCGCCGTCCGCCTCTGGTCCGACTACGGTCTGGGGCTCTTCGCGGTCCTGATGGTCCTGGCCTGGTGGCGGGCCCGCGCGAGGGGCGGCGCACGGCTGGCCACCGCGCTGGCGGCCCCCCTGGTGGTGGTCGCGGCCTACGCGCTCAACGACGTCTTCAAGATGGCCGTCCAGGAACAGCGCCCCTGCCGGACCCTGCACGTGGTGACCGTGGAGGCGTGTCCGCCCCTGGGCGACTGGTCCTTCCCCAGCAACCACGCCGCGATCGCCGCGGCAGCCGCCGTCGCCCTGCTGCTCACCGACCGGCTGCTCGGCGCGATCGCGGTGCCCGCCGCCCTGCTGATGGCCGCCTCCCGGGTCTGGATCGGCGCCCACTACCCGCACGACATCGCGGTCGGCCTGCTGGTGGGCGCGGTGGCCGCCCTGGTCCTCGCGCTGCTCGCGCGCCGGGCCACCCCGCTGGTCGAGCGCCTCGGCACCACCCGGCTGCGCCCGCTGGTGACCGCCAGGTGA
- a CDS encoding M56 family metallopeptidase has translation MIFVVWIPLLVPFLAVPVARRLAEALPPRPAAWLLTGASAGLALCSAAALALLATAGALRLPFVAALGHLVTPLAALPDALALPAACAATALLALSALALARTARRQVREVRAAHRRLAPATGELAVLRDPSPDAYALPGRPGRIVVTTGMLHALQPAEREALFAHERAHLRGRHHLFLAAAELAAHLHPALRALRAPLEFALERCADEAAARAVGDRAVAARAIGRAALAGRAGGAAPRPRAVLAAAAGPVPRRVAALLDRGPAALPPLSRGARLIAVALLACLGASTVSALDAAADLHGGIETAQGEG, from the coding sequence ATGATCTTCGTGGTGTGGATCCCGCTGCTGGTGCCGTTCCTGGCCGTGCCGGTCGCGCGACGGCTCGCCGAGGCCCTGCCGCCCCGGCCCGCCGCCTGGCTGCTGACCGGAGCCTCGGCCGGTCTCGCCCTCTGCTCGGCCGCCGCCCTCGCGCTCCTGGCCACCGCCGGAGCCCTGCGCCTGCCGTTCGTGGCCGCCCTCGGCCATCTGGTGACCCCGCTCGCCGCACTGCCCGACGCCCTCGCGCTCCCCGCCGCCTGCGCCGCCACCGCGCTGCTGGCCCTCAGCGCGCTCGCCCTGGCCCGCACCGCCCGACGCCAGGTCCGCGAAGTACGCGCCGCCCACCGCCGCCTCGCGCCCGCCACCGGTGAGCTCGCCGTGCTGCGCGACCCCAGCCCGGACGCGTACGCGCTGCCCGGCCGACCCGGCCGCATCGTCGTCACCACCGGGATGCTGCACGCCCTCCAACCGGCCGAGCGCGAGGCCCTGTTCGCCCATGAGCGCGCCCATCTGCGCGGCCGACACCACCTCTTCCTCGCCGCCGCCGAACTCGCCGCGCATCTGCACCCCGCGCTGCGCGCCCTGCGCGCCCCGCTCGAATTCGCCCTGGAGCGGTGCGCCGACGAGGCCGCCGCCCGAGCCGTCGGCGACCGCGCCGTCGCGGCCCGCGCCATCGGCCGTGCCGCCCTCGCCGGCCGGGCCGGCGGCGCGGCGCCCCGGCCGCGCGCGGTGCTCGCGGCAGCCGCGGGACCCGTGCCGCGCCGGGTCGCCGCCCTGCTCGACCGGGGCCCGGCCGCCCTCCCGCCGCTCTCGCGCGGGGCCCGGCTGATCGCGGTCGCCCTGCTGGCCTGCCTCGGCGCCTCCACCGTCTCCGCCCTCGACGCCGCGGCCGATCTGCACGGCGGCATCGAGACGGCCCAGGGCGAGGGCTGA
- a CDS encoding DoxX family membrane protein: protein MTCINRRDLGLLVLRVGTGAVLAAHGTQKLFGWFGGGGLDGTAAAMEHMGFRPGKQSAVAAGLGEAGGGALLALGLATPVAGAAAAGAMAGAVAVHAPAGFFTAKGGFEYPAFLGFTAAAIGIAGAGRYSLDHASGHVVDRPWTVALAFLGSAAAAAAVVGRRAKERDEADDEAARAERDGAAEPDPAG from the coding sequence ATGACATGCATCAACCGGCGGGACCTCGGACTGCTGGTCCTGCGGGTGGGCACCGGCGCCGTCCTCGCGGCACACGGCACGCAGAAACTCTTCGGCTGGTTCGGCGGCGGCGGCCTGGACGGCACGGCCGCCGCCATGGAACACATGGGGTTCCGGCCCGGCAAGCAGAGCGCGGTCGCCGCCGGGCTCGGCGAGGCGGGCGGCGGCGCGCTGCTCGCCCTGGGCCTGGCGACCCCCGTCGCGGGAGCGGCGGCGGCCGGGGCCATGGCGGGCGCGGTCGCGGTGCACGCCCCGGCCGGTTTCTTCACGGCGAAGGGCGGCTTCGAGTACCCGGCGTTCCTCGGCTTCACGGCCGCCGCGATCGGCATCGCCGGGGCCGGACGCTACTCACTGGACCACGCCAGCGGCCACGTGGTGGACCGCCCGTGGACGGTGGCGCTGGCGTTCCTGGGCAGCGCGGCAGCCGCCGCCGCGGTGGTCGGCCGCCGGGCCAAGGAGCGGGACGAGGCCGACGACGAGGCAGCGCGAGCGGAGCGGGACGGGGCGGCGGAGCCGGATCCGGCGGGGTGA
- a CDS encoding phosphatase PAP2 family protein — MTRARLAGAALCLLLFVLLTVAVAVRDGAPLPGDGALHVWSVGHRPPVALAATRALTATGTGPLPYLLAVGAGLLAGRDARGRLCAAAGALAVLALGQAVRYGVMTAVARPRPALADWATPASGHSFPSGHSTTSALTAGLLVWAVASRGHTASTRPAAVLILAWGAAVGLSRIYLGVHWPSDVLGGWLFAALWLTLAAVVAAPRVRTEEGDGERIHGHRPR, encoded by the coding sequence GTGACCCGGGCCCGGCTCGCCGGCGCGGCGCTCTGCCTGCTGCTCTTCGTCCTGCTCACGGTGGCCGTCGCCGTACGGGACGGGGCACCGCTGCCCGGCGACGGGGCCCTGCACGTCTGGAGCGTCGGCCACCGGCCGCCGGTCGCGCTGGCGGCGACCCGCGCGCTCACCGCGACCGGCACCGGGCCGCTCCCCTATCTGCTGGCCGTCGGCGCCGGGCTGCTGGCCGGGCGCGACGCCCGGGGGCGGCTGTGCGCCGCCGCCGGCGCCCTCGCCGTCCTCGCCCTGGGCCAGGCCGTGCGGTACGGGGTGATGACCGCCGTCGCCCGTCCCCGCCCGGCCCTGGCCGACTGGGCCACCCCGGCGTCCGGCCACTCCTTCCCGTCCGGCCACTCCACCACGTCCGCGCTGACGGCGGGCCTGCTGGTGTGGGCGGTGGCCAGTCGCGGCCACACCGCCTCCACCCGCCCGGCCGCCGTGCTGATCCTGGCGTGGGGCGCGGCGGTCGGCCTCTCCCGGATCTACCTCGGGGTGCACTGGCCGAGCGATGTGCTCGGCGGCTGGCTGTTCGCGGCGCTCTGGCTGACCCTCGCGGCCGTGGTGGCCGCGCCCCGCGTGCGTACCGAGGAGGGGGACGGAGAGCGGATCCACGGCCACCGGCCGCGGTGA